A window of Pedobacter lusitanus contains these coding sequences:
- a CDS encoding helix-turn-helix domain-containing protein, whose product MNTGKIISNLRDRKNWSQSDLAAKSGISRVMIGKYEREEAIPSIEVAKKIAQAFEVTLDYIGGEGTSAAFDKKTVKRIQEIEDLPENDRTHLLVIIDAFLRDANARKAYGQ is encoded by the coding sequence ATGAATACAGGCAAGATTATATCAAATTTAAGAGATCGCAAAAACTGGTCACAGAGTGACCTGGCTGCCAAAAGTGGCATTTCAAGGGTCATGATCGGTAAATACGAAAGAGAAGAAGCTATTCCTTCTATAGAAGTAGCCAAAAAGATTGCCCAGGCTTTCGAAGTCACTTTGGATTATATCGGCGGCGAAGGCACCAGCGCCGCTTTTGATAAAAAGACAGTAAAAAGGATACAGGAGATAGAAGACCTGCCAGAAAACGACAGAACTCACTTACTGGTGATTATTGACGCATTTCTTAGAGATGCTAATGCCAGAAAAGCTTACGGACAATAA
- a CDS encoding putative toxin, with amino-acid sequence MVPKLAPLAEAGAKYSAENITKAGGEFSGKTLESFRRGNATEAEQLSKNGLEKNYKPIKETDPKTGQEGKTIPDAFKNEGESTVEIKDVKNQSFTKQLRMQEKYSNDNGYSPELIINKGARLSEPLKKSSFIIKTYQISPTLKVDNVKVVSPVLVPQGNKPKPLDPNLML; translated from the coding sequence ATGGTTCCTAAACTTGCCCCTTTGGCTGAAGCAGGCGCGAAATATTCTGCAGAAAATATTACAAAAGCGGGCGGTGAGTTTAGTGGAAAAACATTAGAAAGTTTTAGAAGAGGTAATGCGACAGAAGCGGAGCAATTGTCTAAAAATGGATTGGAGAAGAATTACAAGCCGATAAAAGAGACTGATCCTAAAACAGGACAAGAGGGGAAGACTATTCCTGATGCATTTAAAAATGAAGGTGAATCTACAGTAGAAATAAAAGACGTAAAAAACCAGTCGTTTACCAAACAATTAAGGATGCAAGAAAAATATTCTAATGATAATGGTTATAGTCCTGAGTTGATCATAAATAAAGGTGCAAGATTATCTGAGCCTTTGAAAAAATCCTCTTTTATTATAAAGACCTATCAAATTTCGCCAACTTTAAAAGTTGATAATGTAAAAGTAGTTAGTCCAGTATTGGTGCCTCAAGGCAACAAGCCTAAACCATTAGACCCAAATTTGATGCTATGA
- a CDS encoding tyrosine-type recombinase/integrase, giving the protein MSFEQYLEHHGLKPVTVYQHRKYTSHFLGWLAEEGFNLEQVSYNEILDYAAYQKQENKGVGLVNRMLLAIRYYFSWLQKQGRVSSNPVAGIRLKGSTRTVPSGLLEKGELDALYESYQVKDERSQRNKVMLSLLIYQGLSTQDLHQLKEEHLKLKEGKVYIAANEHSNSRMLRLEAFQIMELYEYIHVTRSKILVNRMAGRSGRKPKTMKSAEQISQLFISMNGCENIKNSLYHLNQALRRLNVKYKNAVQLRQSVITEWLKEKDLRTVQYMAGHKYVSSTEWYQTSNLEDLKEALNKHHPLK; this is encoded by the coding sequence ATGAGCTTTGAGCAGTACCTGGAGCATCATGGCTTAAAACCTGTTACGGTTTACCAGCACCGGAAATATACGAGTCACTTTCTGGGCTGGCTTGCAGAGGAAGGCTTCAATCTGGAGCAGGTGAGCTATAATGAAATCCTTGATTATGCAGCTTACCAGAAGCAGGAAAATAAAGGAGTGGGACTGGTTAACCGGATGCTGCTGGCTATCCGGTATTACTTTAGCTGGTTACAGAAACAGGGCAGGGTCAGTAGTAATCCGGTAGCAGGTATCAGGTTGAAAGGCAGTACCAGAACTGTTCCCAGTGGTCTGTTGGAAAAAGGCGAGCTGGATGCTTTATATGAAAGTTATCAGGTTAAAGATGAGCGTAGTCAGCGTAATAAAGTGATGTTGTCTTTGCTGATCTATCAGGGTTTGAGTACTCAGGATCTGCATCAGCTGAAAGAAGAGCATCTCAAGCTAAAAGAAGGAAAGGTATACATCGCTGCAAATGAGCATAGCAATAGCAGAATGCTTAGGCTGGAAGCCTTTCAGATCATGGAACTGTATGAATATATCCATGTTACCCGTTCTAAGATCCTGGTTAACAGAATGGCAGGACGTTCCGGTAGAAAACCTAAAACAATGAAATCAGCTGAACAAATCAGTCAGTTGTTCATCAGTATGAATGGTTGTGAAAACATCAAAAACAGCTTATATCATCTGAACCAGGCTTTACGTAGGTTGAACGTAAAATATAAAAATGCAGTACAGCTCCGTCAAAGTGTAATCACTGAATGGTTGAAAGAAAAAGACTTACGGACAGTTCAATATATGGCAGGCCATAAATATGTGAGCAGTACTGAATGGTATCAGACCAGTAATCTGGAAGACCTGAAAGAGGCTCTGAATAAACACCATCCGCTAAAATAA
- a CDS encoding tyrosine-type recombinase/integrase translates to MENPLYIRQQTGFEQWLKVLNFDVSSQRDMPKLLGEFLSYLESQACVSLSQLQESHLHNYLIELSEKPGKTGRGLLSLNYRRKHLQVIRKFARYLAESGQESFTVKVQLKEKPVMGKNILSRKEVGKLYAATSDSPLGLRDRALLALYYGCGLRKSEGLSLNTEDVLLEKELVLVRKGKGYKARYVPLTGSNKTDLEHYLRYGRPYLLSGNKESALVLTIHGGRLKTAFKRIERLKEKADLDQAIGPHTLRHSIATHLLAAGMRLEQIQRFLGHSSLESTQIYTHIVHEL, encoded by the coding sequence ATGGAAAATCCACTTTATATCCGGCAGCAAACAGGCTTTGAACAGTGGCTCAAGGTACTGAACTTTGATGTCAGCAGTCAAAGGGATATGCCTAAGCTGCTGGGAGAGTTCCTGAGCTATCTGGAATCACAGGCTTGTGTTAGCCTGTCACAACTCCAGGAAAGTCATCTGCACAATTACCTGATTGAGCTGAGTGAGAAACCGGGTAAAACCGGCAGAGGTTTACTGAGTTTGAACTACCGGCGTAAACACCTGCAGGTGATCCGTAAGTTTGCGCGGTATCTGGCTGAAAGCGGACAGGAAAGCTTTACGGTCAAGGTTCAGCTTAAAGAGAAGCCTGTAATGGGCAAGAATATACTGAGCAGAAAGGAAGTGGGGAAACTTTATGCTGCCACCTCGGATAGTCCTTTGGGTCTGCGAGACCGTGCACTACTGGCTTTGTATTATGGATGTGGTCTTAGAAAAAGTGAAGGGCTGAGCCTGAATACAGAAGATGTACTGCTGGAAAAAGAACTGGTGCTGGTTCGTAAAGGTAAAGGTTATAAAGCGCGTTATGTTCCGCTGACAGGAAGCAATAAAACAGATCTGGAGCATTACCTGCGCTATGGGCGGCCTTATCTGCTGAGTGGGAATAAAGAATCTGCGCTGGTGTTAACGATCCATGGGGGACGGTTAAAGACGGCTTTTAAACGTATTGAACGGTTAAAAGAAAAGGCAGATCTTGATCAGGCCATCGGCCCCCATACCCTTCGTCATAGTATAGCGACTCATCTGCTTGCAGCAGGAATGAGGTTGGAACAGATCCAGCGGTTCCTGGGTCACAGCAGTTTGGAAAGTACGCAGATCTATACCCATATTGTACATGAGCTTTGA
- a CDS encoding SymE family type I addiction module toxin — protein sequence MENQQHRSIKLQTKYVPLAYHQSRQVPELRISGVWLDQCGFHAGDMVDIAIVEGELLIKVKR from the coding sequence ATGGAAAATCAGCAACACAGATCAATTAAGTTACAAACTAAATATGTACCACTGGCCTATCACCAGTCCAGACAGGTTCCTGAACTGAGAATCTCAGGAGTCTGGCTGGATCAGTGCGGCTTTCATGCGGGCGATATGGTTGATATCGCTATTGTTGAAGGGGAGCTGCTCATTAAAGTGAAACGGTAA
- a CDS encoding DUF6443 domain-containing protein, whose translation MKLRLLHFGSIFCALFLVNGFAYAQIPQDTVLDTYTGQTEITAKRRITLKSGFRIPAGKKVRIFTGAGFGTWRAIASNPSADQNYILTRVFKKPGIKDDAAAGSNGYKTSEVNQSIQYFDGLGRPLQTVTVQGSPSFADVVQPVVYDAFGREAVKYQPYAIGSNGGGYRGSGVTEQGAFYTTPPAGIAATANAYGVTVFESSPLNRVLEQGAPGAAWQPVSGNSTGHTQKIEYGTNAAEVKLWVVNATGASASSNYAAGTLYKTTTKDENWVAADLKAGTVDEYKDFEGRVVLKRVWESDAQGLSTYYVYDDLGNLRYVLPPGVGSISTFSESDDVYKQFIYGYHYDGRKRLVEKKIPGKGQESMVYNTLDQVILTRDANQGAGQWLFTKYDAFGRVVSSGIYSGENDRTTLQGVVNAQTVLWEKRVAGGIGYDNLSFPQVSSISSYHVINYYDDYSFPENTFGEPSGSQMKGDRVKSLLTGTKVTTLGTANMLLSVHYYDDEGRVIQSKSENHLGGKDIIDNTYNFAGELTASTRSHTTGSTTTEIANRYFYDHMGRKIATLENINNKGEVVLSQLDYTETGQLLKKQLHSTDSGSNYLQHTDYAYNERGWLNKATGKEFNLQLKYTEGDVPQWNGNISGQVWGRGEGKFDNTFKYSYDKLNRLTGAVSPGLGENIIYDVMGNIKMLNREGQAINNYSGYTGNQLTKIEGATNSTYSYDSNGNLITDSGKGITLTYNYLNLPEKVTGNKTLSYTYDATGNKLRKTSGSEVTDYIGGIQHKTDGSIDFIATEEGLARNNGGTYSYEYNLSDHLGNVRYSFNKHPVTGLIQQIQSDDYYAFGLRKVVSAGTNKYLYNKKELQEELEEYDYGARFYDPVIGRFTAIDPVAEHFPWMTSYQYGSNDPIKNIDLDGLEGLPFTFFFESTSMVPKLAPLAEAGAKYSAENITKAGGEFSGKTLESFRRGNATEAEQLSKNGLEKNYKPIKETDPKTGQEGKTIPDAFKNEGESTVEIKDVKNQSFTKQLRMQEKYSNDNGYSPELIINKGARLSEPLKKSSFIIKTYQISPTLKVDNVKVVSPVLVPQGNKPKPLDPNLML comes from the coding sequence ATGAAATTAAGATTACTACATTTTGGTTCAATTTTTTGTGCCTTATTTTTAGTGAATGGTTTTGCTTATGCACAGATACCTCAGGATACGGTGCTGGATACTTATACCGGCCAAACCGAGATTACCGCTAAACGGCGGATTACACTTAAGTCTGGATTTCGTATTCCTGCAGGAAAAAAAGTAAGGATTTTTACTGGTGCAGGTTTTGGGACATGGAGGGCTATTGCCAGTAATCCAAGTGCTGATCAGAATTATATATTGACCAGGGTCTTTAAAAAACCTGGTATTAAGGATGACGCTGCTGCTGGCTCGAATGGTTATAAGACAAGTGAAGTTAACCAGAGTATACAATATTTTGATGGGTTAGGACGCCCGCTGCAAACAGTAACGGTACAGGGTAGTCCCAGTTTTGCTGATGTAGTGCAGCCTGTTGTTTATGATGCTTTTGGACGTGAGGCGGTAAAGTATCAGCCTTATGCGATTGGGAGCAACGGGGGTGGGTATCGAGGTAGCGGGGTAACTGAACAAGGGGCTTTCTATACAACGCCTCCGGCGGGTATCGCAGCAACAGCTAATGCTTATGGGGTAACTGTTTTTGAATCTTCGCCATTGAACCGTGTTTTAGAACAGGGTGCACCAGGTGCTGCATGGCAACCAGTCTCTGGCAATAGTACCGGGCATACTCAGAAAATTGAGTATGGAACTAATGCTGCAGAGGTAAAACTTTGGGTGGTGAATGCAACTGGAGCCTCGGCTAGCTCTAATTATGCTGCAGGGACATTATATAAAACGACGACAAAAGATGAGAACTGGGTTGCTGCGGATTTAAAAGCAGGGACAGTAGATGAGTATAAAGATTTTGAAGGCAGAGTGGTTTTAAAACGTGTGTGGGAAAGTGACGCGCAAGGTCTTTCTACATATTATGTGTATGATGATCTGGGCAATTTGCGCTATGTATTGCCTCCGGGAGTTGGAAGTATCAGCACTTTTTCTGAGAGTGATGATGTCTATAAGCAGTTTATTTACGGGTATCATTATGATGGCAGGAAGAGACTGGTAGAAAAGAAAATACCGGGCAAAGGTCAGGAATCTATGGTGTATAATACATTGGATCAGGTGATTTTGACCCGGGATGCGAATCAGGGAGCAGGTCAGTGGTTGTTTACCAAATATGATGCTTTTGGGCGGGTAGTGAGTTCGGGTATATATAGCGGAGAGAATGATAGAACTACTTTACAAGGAGTTGTCAATGCACAGACTGTACTTTGGGAGAAAAGAGTTGCTGGTGGTATAGGTTATGATAATCTTTCTTTTCCACAGGTTTCTTCGATAAGTTCTTATCATGTGATCAATTATTATGATGATTATAGTTTCCCGGAGAATACTTTTGGTGAGCCATCAGGAAGCCAGATGAAGGGTGACCGGGTTAAATCGTTATTAACCGGGACTAAAGTGACTACTTTGGGTACAGCGAATATGTTACTTTCAGTTCATTATTATGATGATGAAGGTCGGGTGATTCAGAGTAAAAGTGAGAACCATTTGGGTGGAAAGGATATTATTGATAATACGTACAATTTTGCGGGAGAGCTGACAGCGAGTACACGTAGTCATACGACTGGCAGTACGACTACAGAGATTGCCAATCGTTATTTCTACGACCATATGGGGCGTAAGATTGCAACATTGGAGAATATCAATAACAAAGGAGAAGTGGTGCTGAGTCAGCTGGATTATACTGAAACCGGGCAGCTGCTGAAGAAACAGTTGCATAGTACGGATAGTGGATCGAACTATCTACAACATACAGATTATGCTTATAATGAAAGAGGTTGGCTGAACAAGGCTACAGGCAAAGAGTTCAATCTGCAGCTGAAATATACTGAGGGTGATGTGCCTCAATGGAATGGTAATATTTCTGGTCAGGTTTGGGGTAGAGGAGAAGGTAAATTTGATAATACGTTCAAATACAGTTATGATAAACTAAACAGGTTGACTGGAGCTGTATCACCAGGTCTTGGAGAGAACATCATTTATGATGTGATGGGAAATATCAAGATGCTGAACCGGGAAGGTCAAGCGATCAATAACTATAGTGGGTATACCGGGAATCAGCTGACCAAAATAGAAGGGGCTACCAATAGTACTTATAGTTACGATAGCAATGGAAACTTAATCACTGATAGCGGGAAGGGAATAACGCTGACTTATAATTACCTGAATTTGCCGGAGAAAGTTACGGGTAATAAGACTTTGAGTTATACTTATGATGCGACTGGAAATAAACTGAGAAAAACAAGTGGATCGGAGGTTACGGATTATATCGGTGGCATTCAGCACAAGACTGATGGAAGTATTGATTTCATTGCTACTGAGGAAGGATTAGCGAGAAATAATGGTGGAACTTACAGTTATGAATATAACCTGAGTGATCATTTGGGTAATGTGCGTTATAGTTTTAACAAGCATCCTGTAACGGGTTTGATACAACAGATACAGAGTGATGATTATTATGCATTTGGACTAAGGAAAGTTGTAAGCGCAGGAACTAATAAATATCTTTATAATAAGAAAGAGTTACAGGAAGAGTTGGAGGAGTACGATTACGGGGCAAGGTTCTATGACCCGGTAATAGGGCGTTTTACAGCAATAGATCCGGTTGCTGAACATTTCCCTTGGATGACTAGTTATCAGTATGGTTCTAATGACCCTATTAAAAACATTGATTTAGATGGGTTAGAGGGATTGCCATTTACCTTCTTCTTTGAGAGTACCAGTATGGTTCCTAAACTTGCCCCTTTGGCTGAAGCAGGCGCGAAATATTCTGCAGAAAATATTACAAAAGCGGGCGGTGAGTTTAGTGGAAAAACATTAGAAAGTTTTAGAAGAGGTAATGCGACAGAAGCGGAGCAATTGTCTAAAAATGGATTGGAGAAGAATTACAAGCCGATAAAAGAGACTGATCCTAAAACAGGACAAGAGGGGAAGACTATTCCTGATGCATTTAAAAATGAAGGTGAATCTACAGTAGAAATAAAAGACGTAAAAAACCAGTCGTTTACCAAACAATTAAGGATGCAAGAAAAATATTCTAATGATAATGGTTATAGTCCTGAGTTGATCATAAATAAAGGTGCAAGATTATCTGAGCCTTTGAAAAAATCCTCTTTTATTATAAAGACCTATCAAATTTCGCCAACTTTAAAAGTTGATAATGTAAAAGTAGTTAGTCCAGTATTGGTGCCTCAAGGCAACAAGCCTAAACCATTAGACCCAAATTTGATGCTATGA
- a CDS encoding DUF3592 domain-containing protein encodes MIYVLIAGLLMSGFGLFKVLERRQYKRSGIRVPGVVSDIVLCGRNYYPIVNYQTLDKQDMVEEYGMGTSPSVYKRGEQVKVIYKQEDCTKFIIDNRSSAYIEIIFLVIGLLAIAGAGLYLMQPDLFDAF; translated from the coding sequence ATGATATATGTATTGATTGCAGGTTTGCTGATGTCAGGTTTTGGCCTTTTTAAAGTTTTGGAAAGAAGACAGTATAAAAGATCGGGAATAAGAGTTCCTGGTGTTGTTTCTGATATCGTATTGTGTGGCAGAAATTATTATCCGATTGTGAATTATCAGACGCTGGATAAGCAGGATATGGTAGAGGAATATGGTATGGGGACATCTCCTTCGGTTTATAAGCGGGGAGAGCAGGTAAAGGTAATTTATAAGCAGGAGGATTGTACAAAGTTTATTATTGATAACAGGAGCTCGGCATATATTGAAATTATATTTTTGGTTATTGGTTTACTGGCGATTGCCGGGGCCGGTCTTTATCTGATGCAGCCGGATTTGTTTGATGCCTTCTGA
- a CDS encoding formimidoylglutamase produces MSLSDFFSPLTLEKFTPKEGFYTSQLGMKATFYTEKFPELGDAAFDIAIIGVKDDRAAVNNNGCSLGPDYFREQFYLLHEGAFESRIVDLGNIIAGAAVSDTYVALKMVVTDLIRLNIVPVIIGGGQDLTYAQYMAYEALEQKVDLVVVDNKFDLDEDENEQVSIATRSDTYLNRIFMHQPNYLFNFSNIGYQTYLVNQDSLKVMNKLYFDVHRLGEFLTDVSSAEPVIRNANMMSFDFSAIRSSDAPASGNAGPNGFYGEQACKIAHYAGLNDKLTSIGFYEFNPAFDRSSQSAMLLGQMVWYFVDGFYNRKKDFPLNPKSQYLIYRASLNDGTGEMLFVKSKKSDRWWMQVPYPTGVSKNERYHLVPCRYEDYTMAVNGEMPDLWWRTYQKLL; encoded by the coding sequence ATGTCCTTATCCGATTTTTTCTCCCCTTTAACTCTCGAAAAATTCACTCCTAAAGAGGGCTTTTATACCAGTCAGCTGGGAATGAAGGCTACTTTTTACACGGAAAAATTTCCTGAACTGGGTGATGCAGCTTTCGATATTGCCATTATAGGTGTTAAAGATGACCGTGCTGCGGTGAATAATAATGGCTGTTCTCTGGGGCCTGATTATTTCAGGGAGCAGTTTTATTTATTGCATGAAGGTGCATTTGAAAGCCGGATTGTTGACCTGGGGAATATCATTGCAGGTGCTGCGGTTTCGGATACTTATGTGGCGTTGAAAATGGTTGTCACTGATCTGATCAGGTTGAATATCGTTCCGGTGATTATCGGTGGCGGACAGGATCTGACTTATGCCCAGTATATGGCTTATGAAGCTTTGGAGCAGAAAGTGGATCTGGTTGTGGTAGACAATAAATTTGATCTGGATGAGGATGAAAATGAGCAGGTAAGTATTGCGACCAGGTCGGATACCTATCTGAACAGGATATTTATGCATCAGCCTAATTATCTGTTTAATTTCAGTAATATCGGTTATCAGACTTATCTGGTCAATCAGGATAGTCTGAAGGTGATGAATAAGCTGTATTTTGATGTGCATCGTCTGGGTGAATTTTTGACTGATGTAAGTTCTGCAGAACCTGTAATCAGGAATGCGAACATGATGAGTTTTGATTTTTCGGCTATCCGTTCTTCTGATGCTCCGGCCAGTGGAAATGCGGGCCCGAATGGTTTTTATGGTGAGCAGGCTTGTAAGATCGCGCATTATGCGGGATTAAATGACAAGTTAACCTCAATCGGTTTTTATGAATTTAATCCCGCTTTTGACCGGAGCAGCCAGTCGGCAATGTTGCTTGGCCAGATGGTCTGGTATTTTGTAGATGGTTTTTATAACCGTAAAAAGGATTTTCCATTAAATCCGAAGTCTCAGTATTTAATTTACCGTGCCAGTTTAAATGATGGCACCGGTGAGATGCTTTTTGTGAAAAGCAAGAAATCTGACCGCTGGTGGATGCAGGTTCCTTATCCCACAGGTGTATCTAAAAATGAGCGTTATCATCTGGTTCCATGTAGGTATGAAGACTATACGATGGCTGTGAATGGGGAGATGCCTGATTTGTGGTGGCGTACTTATCAAAAGCTGCTTTAG
- a CDS encoding NAD-dependent epimerase/dehydratase family protein, translating to MILVTGATGFLGSELIHQLTAQGSKVRALKREKSVIPVLLKDNTLIEWVVADINELSALDDAFENITKVYHCAAMVSFDPKDKAALLKVNIEGTSNVANLCAHHHARLLHVSSVAALGEAKKGKQITEKDFWEYDANVHSYAISKYEGEMEVWRSMAEGLDAVIVNPSVIIGPNAGYAGSGAIFKLVRDGLSYYTKGATGIVDVEDVAKSMITLMESEITGERFTISAENYHYKQFFSEIAKGMGVKAPSREAKPWMLGIAWRAAKFASLFTGKAAALTSDAAKSSLNISLYSNDKIRNSTGITFKPLHQSIQEVCAGLKKL from the coding sequence ATGATTTTAGTTACCGGTGCCACAGGATTTTTAGGATCTGAACTCATTCATCAGCTGACAGCACAGGGCAGTAAAGTACGTGCGCTGAAAAGGGAGAAATCAGTAATCCCTGTTTTATTAAAAGACAATACACTGATTGAATGGGTTGTAGCCGACATTAATGAACTTTCTGCATTAGATGATGCCTTTGAAAATATCACCAAAGTATATCATTGTGCAGCTATGGTTTCTTTTGACCCCAAAGATAAAGCAGCCCTGCTGAAAGTCAATATCGAAGGAACCAGCAATGTCGCCAATCTATGCGCCCATCATCACGCAAGACTGCTTCATGTAAGCTCGGTTGCCGCGCTGGGAGAAGCCAAAAAGGGAAAACAGATTACAGAAAAAGATTTCTGGGAATATGATGCCAATGTGCACTCTTACGCAATCTCCAAATATGAAGGAGAAATGGAAGTATGGCGCAGCATGGCCGAAGGACTGGATGCGGTAATTGTTAATCCATCAGTAATCATCGGCCCCAATGCCGGATATGCCGGAAGTGGCGCAATTTTCAAACTGGTCCGAGATGGCCTGAGCTACTATACCAAAGGTGCCACCGGAATTGTCGACGTAGAGGATGTGGCAAAAAGCATGATCACTTTAATGGAAAGTGAAATTACCGGAGAAAGATTTACAATATCAGCTGAGAATTACCACTATAAGCAGTTTTTTTCAGAAATTGCCAAAGGAATGGGCGTTAAAGCACCCTCCAGAGAAGCTAAACCATGGATGCTTGGCATTGCATGGCGCGCCGCGAAATTTGCCTCCCTATTTACAGGAAAAGCAGCCGCACTGACCAGCGATGCTGCTAAAAGCAGTTTAAATATAAGTTTATACAGTAACGATAAGATCAGAAACAGTACGGGTATCACCTTCAAGCCCCTGCATCAAAGCATTCAGGAAGTATGTGCAGGCTTAAAAAAACTTTAA
- a CDS encoding HAD-IB family phosphatase gives MKQKNIYIIDFDSTFTQVEALDELARISLKKHPEKEAIFKKIEDLTNLAMEGKLSFSESLAQRVKLLEASEDHLKQLITRLKKKVSRSFSRNAAFFKKHADQVLIVSGGFKEFITPVVSQYHIKKENIYANTFVTTGDGKIIDYDHANPLSEEGGKVKLMQHLNLEGDLYGIGDGYSDFQLRESGMIKKFYAFTENISRESIVSRADHITPSFDEFLYVNNLPRAISYPKNRILCLAIGDVPEESLALLKKDGLSIRHKTSFEDKYVKDVHMILLAKGEKIDPEKLKMALKLKTIGYLGGIAGKLDLQTCTAMGIVIFEDPKNNPRNANFIPKRMLDFMNKGTTYLSSNFPNLQLPRIESSHRLIHVHHNVPGIMAQINTVFAKHSINIVGQFLMTNPTIGYAITDINAEYDKDLFKSLKKIEHTIKFRVLY, from the coding sequence ATGAAGCAAAAGAATATTTACATCATTGATTTCGACAGCACTTTCACCCAGGTAGAGGCTCTTGATGAGCTTGCCCGCATCTCTCTGAAAAAACATCCCGAAAAGGAAGCTATTTTCAAAAAAATTGAGGACCTGACCAATCTGGCCATGGAGGGGAAATTATCCTTCAGTGAAAGTCTTGCGCAAAGAGTAAAATTACTGGAAGCTTCAGAAGATCACCTTAAACAACTGATTACCCGCTTAAAGAAAAAAGTATCCAGATCTTTTTCCCGCAATGCAGCCTTCTTTAAAAAACATGCCGACCAGGTCCTGATCGTATCCGGAGGATTTAAAGAATTTATCACTCCGGTAGTAAGTCAGTATCATATTAAAAAAGAAAATATCTACGCCAATACCTTTGTCACCACCGGCGATGGCAAAATTATAGATTATGATCACGCCAACCCGCTTAGCGAGGAAGGTGGTAAAGTCAAACTGATGCAGCACCTCAATCTTGAAGGAGACTTATACGGAATCGGGGACGGCTATTCTGATTTCCAGCTGCGTGAAAGTGGTATGATCAAAAAGTTCTATGCTTTTACCGAGAACATATCCAGAGAAAGCATAGTCAGCAGAGCGGATCATATTACGCCAAGCTTCGACGAATTTCTATATGTAAATAACCTGCCAAGAGCGATTTCCTACCCTAAAAACAGGATTTTATGTCTGGCCATTGGCGATGTTCCTGAAGAAAGTCTGGCACTGCTGAAAAAGGATGGTCTTTCTATCCGCCACAAAACTTCTTTTGAAGATAAATATGTGAAAGATGTGCATATGATCCTGCTGGCTAAAGGAGAGAAAATCGATCCTGAAAAACTGAAAATGGCCCTGAAATTAAAGACCATAGGTTACCTGGGTGGTATTGCCGGCAAACTGGATCTGCAGACCTGTACAGCTATGGGTATCGTCATTTTTGAAGACCCTAAGAACAATCCGAGAAATGCCAATTTCATTCCTAAACGGATGCTGGATTTCATGAATAAAGGAACGACTTATCTGAGCAGTAACTTCCCGAACCTGCAATTGCCAAGAATTGAGTCTTCACACCGCCTGATTCACGTCCACCACAACGTTCCGGGTATTATGGCACAGATTAATACCGTTTTTGCCAAACACAGTATCAATATTGTAGGTCAGTTTCTGATGACCAATCCTACTATCGGTTATGCGATCACAGACATCAATGCAGAATATGATAAAGACCTTTTTAAGTCTTTAAAGAAAATTGAACATACTATAAAATTCAGAGTACTATACTAA